GGGCGTTGAACTCGCTGATGACCTTCTGGGCGGTGGTCTGGAGGGGGTCCTGCTGGGCCGATGCGGCGAGGGAGGCGATGCCGAAAGCGGATGCGGTGACGACGGTTCGAGGGGCGATGCGTGCCATGTCTCTTCTCTCCGCCCCTCCGGGGAGGGGCCTCAGACGGTTCTGCGCTTCACCTTGGGACGGAGGTC
The Acidobacteriota bacterium genome window above contains:
- a CDS encoding TrbC/VirB2 family protein: PPSQGEAQNRLRPLPGGAERRDMARIAPRTVVTASAFGIASLAASAQQDPLQTTAQKVISEFNALAPYIVTIGIILGGLAIMFGHSEGWSRLGKVIIGASIVIGAAALINVLIT